The following proteins are co-located in the Desulfoscipio sp. XC116 genome:
- a CDS encoding sigma-70 family RNA polymerase sigma factor, whose translation MTKDLVVQSQTGDSSATLRLIGKFDPLLKKYAYKLYYDDAYNDLLFDFIEFLNNIRIDCMRDTSEGILISYMCTSIRSNYIKRLLAMKRVQDFVPYSALSDSELYYAEAALATTDSYLKLELTGIDHVLTESELSIVKMVYLLGYTVTETAGIYKISRQAVNQTEKRALQKLKKWFEKNLHRVS comes from the coding sequence ATGACTAAGGATCTGGTTGTCCAATCACAAACAGGTGATAGCAGTGCTACTTTAAGACTAATTGGAAAATTCGATCCATTATTAAAAAAGTATGCTTATAAGCTTTATTATGATGATGCTTATAATGATCTCCTTTTTGATTTCATCGAGTTTCTCAATAATATTCGGATTGATTGTATGCGCGATACGAGTGAGGGAATCCTTATTTCTTATATGTGTACTTCTATTCGCAGTAACTATATAAAAAGGTTGCTGGCCATGAAAAGAGTTCAGGATTTTGTGCCGTATTCGGCTCTTAGCGATAGCGAACTATATTATGCCGAAGCTGCATTGGCTACCACTGACTCATATTTAAAACTAGAATTGACGGGTATTGATCATGTGCTGACTGAATCGGAATTATCCATCGTCAAGATGGTCTATCTGTTGGGCTATACAGTGACGGAGACTGCAGGTATTTATAAAATTAGTAGACAAGCAGTCAACCAGACGGAAAAACGAGCTTTACAAAAATTAAAAAAATGGTTTGAAAAAAACTTGCATAGGGTGAGCTAA
- a CDS encoding IS110 family transposase, translated as MKRTQNEKIMQIRIETLVVGIDIGKETHYARAFDYRGIELGKLLKFSNTAEGFKLLDRWMQDICKQQGKSEIIAGFEPTGHYWFSLGDHLKRQGHKLAIVNPFHVKRTKELDDNSPTKNDRKDPKTIAMLVKDGRYREVYIPDKIYQELREAVDERERLQKQLTAIHNRVVRWLDIRFPEFDGVFKKWTGKTALLTLRIYSTPAKVLEAGADKILATWRTVVKRSVGIKRAQALVKAATNSIGRTNGHVASEASLQNLLAEYELYCVQLERLEQLILELLLQVPNAVKLLGIKGVGLVTATTFVGETGDIHRFEDPRQIQKLAGFNLVENSSGKHKGKTTISHRGRKRLRHGLFMTMIAILGKNPEFRELHHRNLTREKNPLNKMQSIVALCGKLIRVFYAILSKGVDYNPEKMMGDIQQSVKTAA; from the coding sequence ATGAAGCGTACACAAAACGAGAAGATTATGCAAATCAGAATTGAAACCTTGGTAGTCGGAATCGACATTGGGAAAGAAACCCACTACGCCAGAGCCTTTGATTACAGAGGGATTGAACTGGGTAAGCTGCTGAAATTCAGCAACACGGCGGAAGGATTTAAACTCCTGGACCGATGGATGCAGGACATTTGCAAGCAGCAAGGAAAGTCGGAAATCATCGCCGGCTTTGAGCCCACTGGACATTACTGGTTTTCATTGGGTGACCATCTCAAGCGCCAAGGCCATAAACTGGCCATAGTCAACCCATTCCATGTCAAACGCACCAAGGAACTGGATGACAACAGCCCCACCAAGAATGACCGCAAGGACCCGAAGACAATCGCCATGCTGGTGAAAGACGGGCGTTACCGGGAGGTGTACATCCCGGACAAGATCTATCAAGAACTACGGGAAGCGGTGGATGAAAGAGAGCGGCTGCAAAAGCAGCTAACTGCTATCCACAACAGGGTTGTTCGCTGGCTGGATATCCGGTTTCCAGAGTTTGACGGTGTATTCAAGAAATGGACAGGAAAAACGGCGCTTCTGACGCTTCGGATATATTCTACACCAGCCAAGGTTTTGGAAGCCGGCGCGGACAAAATACTGGCCACCTGGAGGACAGTTGTAAAGCGCTCTGTGGGCATAAAAAGAGCACAAGCGCTGGTAAAAGCTGCAACCAACAGCATTGGCAGAACCAACGGCCATGTAGCTTCAGAAGCCAGCTTGCAGAACCTGCTTGCTGAGTACGAATTGTACTGTGTACAGCTTGAACGCTTGGAACAACTGATATTGGAACTGTTGCTTCAAGTTCCGAACGCAGTCAAACTCTTGGGCATCAAGGGAGTTGGTTTGGTTACAGCCACAACCTTTGTCGGTGAAACCGGTGATATCCACAGGTTCGAAGACCCACGGCAGATACAAAAGCTGGCCGGCTTCAACCTGGTAGAGAACAGTTCCGGCAAGCACAAAGGAAAGACCACCATCAGTCACCGGGGACGGAAGCGGTTACGACATGGGCTGTTCATGACCATGATCGCCATCCTGGGCAAGAATCCGGAGTTTAGGGAACTGCACCACCGCAACCTGACCAGGGAAAAGAACCCGCTAAACAAGATGCAATCCATTGTTGCCCTCTGTGGAAAACTCATCCGTGTATTCTACGCCATTCTCAGCAAGGGCGTTGATTACAATCCGGAGAAGATGATGGGCGATATTCAACAGTCGGTGAAAACAGCCGCATAA
- a CDS encoding response regulator transcription factor, whose product MQYFKQGSTKHLILIVDDEPDLLSGLNSILTAANFRVVTARDGGEALSIFRSEIPDLVILDLMLPVMDGLEVCRELRKTSDVPIIMLTARDDSLDKILGLEFGADDYVTKPFNGRELVARIRSILRRTNRQYRGPSILVGNGRVRINLNEQTVVVDSRQINLTPTEFDLITQLARHPGQVFSRSSLLEIVWGYDFPGDLRTVDVHVRRLRRKIEADPANPTIILTRFGVGYVLAK is encoded by the coding sequence ATGCAATATTTTAAACAAGGAAGCACAAAACACCTGATACTTATAGTAGACGATGAACCGGATCTGCTTAGCGGTCTGAATAGTATCTTAACTGCTGCCAATTTTAGAGTAGTCACCGCCAGGGACGGCGGAGAAGCCCTGTCTATTTTCAGGTCGGAAATACCCGATCTTGTTATCTTGGATCTCATGCTTCCTGTTATGGATGGCTTGGAGGTTTGTCGGGAATTGCGAAAAACCTCTGATGTACCAATCATTATGCTGACTGCCCGGGACGATAGCCTTGACAAAATTTTAGGACTGGAATTCGGCGCCGATGACTATGTGACAAAGCCCTTTAATGGACGGGAGTTGGTGGCACGCATCAGATCAATACTGCGTCGCACCAACAGACAATACCGGGGCCCTTCCATATTAGTGGGCAATGGAAGGGTTCGCATTAATCTTAACGAGCAAACCGTTGTTGTAGACAGCCGGCAAATTAACCTAACTCCCACAGAGTTTGATTTAATTACCCAGTTAGCTCGTCACCCCGGGCAGGTTTTTTCACGCAGCAGTCTGCTGGAAATTGTCTGGGGCTACGATTTTCCAGGTGATTTGCGAACAGTAGATGTGCATGTGAGGAGATTGCGCCGGAAAATAGAGGCAGACCCGGCTAATCCAACGATCATTTTGACAAGGTTTGGTGTAGGCTATGTTTTGGCCAAGTAG
- a CDS encoding SH3 domain-containing protein, with protein MRGYAASRYLLYEGPANRGSEWPVTVTLEDPESYLNVRSGPGTNYDIIGKLSDGQIITEYLDRSLPIGWSLIRF; from the coding sequence ATGAGAGGTTACGCTGCTTCAAGATATTTACTTTACGAAGGACCAGCTAATAGAGGTTCGGAGTGGCCTGTAACTGTTACGCTGGAAGACCCTGAAAGTTATTTAAATGTTCGGTCGGGGCCCGGGACAAATTATGATATTATTGGAAAGTTATCTGATGGACAGATAATAACAGAATATCTAGATCGGTCTCTTCCAATAGGTTGGTCACTCATTCGTTTTTGA
- a CDS encoding DDE-type integrase/transposase/recombinase produces the protein MKDQQKAEEIAAQRMQLLSPLLADGLDAAKIREIKKDICQQTGLSERTLRRYLAQYRAVGFRGLKPKGKGRQTEEAIPSNILTQAILLRREVPGRSIAQIIQIMEWEGLIQEGRIKRSTLQEKLAEKGYSTRQMRMYSDSGVAARRFQKKHRNQLVHSDIKYGPYLPIGKDGAKKQVYLVTFIDDATRFVLHGEFYPTLDQVIVEDCFRKAIHKYGVPEAVYFDNGSQYRTKWMHRTCSKLGTRLVFAKPYSPEATGKVERFNRVVDAFLGEAKLEKPQSLDKLNELFWVWLEECYHNKPHSGLDGSASPHAAYRSDNKALRYLDPQTIANAFLHCEKRKVDKAGCISFNGNKYEVGLPFIGCKVQVIYDPANITELTIEYEGHAPWTARQLVIGQRAGKRPPLPEHLQPKPAESSRLLAAAALKNQQRKEQQAPAISFRAVNKEDNSHV, from the coding sequence ATGAAAGACCAACAAAAGGCCGAAGAGATTGCCGCTCAGCGGATGCAACTACTATCCCCGCTGCTAGCGGACGGGCTTGATGCGGCCAAAATCAGGGAAATTAAGAAAGATATCTGCCAGCAGACCGGACTATCCGAGCGTACGCTGCGCAGATACCTGGCCCAGTACCGGGCAGTCGGCTTTAGGGGACTAAAACCTAAAGGCAAAGGCCGGCAAACCGAAGAAGCTATACCATCAAATATCCTAACTCAGGCCATCCTGTTGCGTCGTGAGGTGCCCGGTCGCAGCATCGCTCAGATCATTCAGATTATGGAATGGGAAGGGCTGATCCAGGAAGGGCGGATTAAACGCAGCACCCTGCAGGAGAAGTTGGCCGAGAAAGGCTACAGCACAAGACAGATGCGCATGTACTCCGACAGCGGCGTGGCGGCTCGGCGATTCCAAAAGAAGCACCGCAACCAGCTCGTACATTCCGACATCAAATACGGCCCCTACCTGCCAATCGGCAAGGATGGCGCTAAAAAGCAGGTCTACCTGGTCACCTTCATCGACGATGCCACCCGCTTTGTGCTGCACGGCGAGTTCTACCCGACGCTGGATCAGGTCATTGTAGAAGATTGCTTCCGTAAAGCGATTCACAAATACGGAGTTCCCGAAGCGGTATATTTCGACAACGGTAGCCAGTATCGCACTAAATGGATGCATCGCACCTGCAGCAAATTAGGCACCCGGCTAGTATTTGCAAAACCGTACTCTCCGGAGGCAACCGGTAAAGTAGAAAGGTTTAACCGGGTGGTGGACGCCTTCTTAGGCGAGGCCAAACTGGAAAAACCACAATCGCTGGACAAGTTAAATGAGCTGTTTTGGGTCTGGCTGGAGGAGTGCTACCACAACAAGCCGCATTCCGGGCTAGATGGTAGCGCCAGCCCGCATGCTGCCTACCGCAGTGACAACAAGGCACTAAGGTATTTGGATCCACAAACCATCGCTAACGCCTTTTTGCACTGTGAAAAACGGAAAGTGGACAAGGCTGGCTGCATCAGCTTTAACGGCAATAAGTACGAAGTCGGGCTGCCGTTTATCGGGTGTAAAGTGCAAGTCATCTACGACCCCGCTAACATCACTGAACTGACTATTGAATATGAAGGGCACGCACCCTGGACAGCTAGGCAGTTAGTAATCGGCCAGCGAGCCGGGAAACGCCCCCCGCTGCCGGAACACCTGCAGCCCAAGCCCGCCGAATCGTCGCGACTCCTGGCTGCAGCCGCCCTGAAAAACCAGCAGCGTAAAGAGCAGCAGGCTCCAGCCATTTCTTTTAGAGCCGTGAACAAGGAGGATAACAGTCATGTTTGA
- a CDS encoding AAA family ATPase — protein sequence MFESFYGLSKTPFSRDIPTDQLYQSLMLDETLGRLEYAARRQLFAVVTGDCGTGKTTTIRLFKASLNPAMFMVMYLADSKLTPRHFYKGLLEQLGCEAKFYRGDAKRQLHREVELMRGIQQLQPVVIVDEAHLLDKEMLEEVRFLLNFKMDAQSPMALILVGQSELWDKFQLQAYAAIRQRIDLQCKLPHLDRSQVGEYINRHLAYAGAEHDIFSDNAVDQVFRYSSGAVRLVNKVCTHCLLYGAQNGRRIIDDHMVKLVIQGELL from the coding sequence ATGTTTGAATCCTTCTACGGCCTGTCTAAAACACCGTTCTCCCGGGACATCCCAACGGATCAGTTGTACCAATCGCTGATGCTAGATGAGACACTGGGCCGATTGGAATATGCCGCCCGTAGGCAACTTTTCGCCGTGGTTACCGGTGACTGCGGTACCGGTAAAACAACCACCATCCGCCTGTTCAAGGCCTCTTTAAATCCGGCCATGTTCATGGTGATGTATCTGGCGGACTCCAAACTTACCCCCCGGCATTTCTACAAGGGCCTATTGGAACAGCTAGGCTGTGAAGCCAAGTTTTATCGCGGCGACGCCAAGCGCCAGTTGCACCGGGAAGTCGAACTCATGCGCGGTATTCAGCAACTGCAGCCGGTTGTTATCGTAGACGAAGCGCATCTTTTGGACAAAGAAATGCTGGAAGAGGTACGATTCTTGTTGAACTTTAAAATGGATGCCCAAAGTCCTATGGCCCTGATCTTGGTGGGTCAGAGCGAACTGTGGGATAAGTTCCAGCTTCAAGCGTACGCCGCCATCCGCCAACGGATCGACCTGCAGTGTAAACTGCCGCACCTGGACCGTTCCCAAGTCGGGGAATATATTAATCGGCACCTGGCTTATGCCGGCGCCGAACACGATATCTTTTCAGATAATGCGGTTGATCAGGTGTTCCGGTATTCCAGCGGTGCAGTCAGGCTTGTTAACAAAGTCTGCACCCATTGCTTGCTCTATGGAGCTCAAAACGGTCGTCGGATTATTGATGATCACATGGTGAAGTTGGTTATCCAGGGAGAATTGTTATAA
- a CDS encoding DUF881 domain-containing protein: MTLTSKPNLRRFMVLIPIFLLMITFGVIMGCTDTETPSEQNSESIQILSGAIDVEGKGISITFTDNESNKNDMRYIVHDEDIIAVVNQLNAAGAEVISINDEWLISTSKIKANGMSIKVNNNDYNSPFIIKAIGDPDALSDALKADKSYVGLLRNDVGVKIEKEDKLLIPKYKENIYFRFAKPVKN, from the coding sequence ATGACATTAACATCTAAGCCAAATTTACGAAGATTTATGGTTTTAATACCAATATTCTTATTAATGATAACATTTGGGGTAATAATGGGATGCACAGACACAGAAACACCATCAGAACAGAATTCTGAAAGTATTCAAATACTTTCAGGAGCAATAGATGTTGAAGGTAAAGGTATTAGCATAACATTTACAGATAATGAATCCAATAAAAACGATATGCGCTATATTGTTCACGATGAAGACATTATAGCAGTTGTAAACCAATTAAACGCTGCAGGAGCAGAAGTTATTTCTATCAATGATGAATGGTTGATTTCCACAAGCAAAATAAAAGCAAATGGAATGTCGATTAAAGTAAATAACAATGATTATAACAGTCCCTTTATTATCAAAGCTATAGGAGATCCTGATGCTCTAAGTGATGCATTAAAAGCAGACAAAAGCTATGTTGGTTTATTACGCAATGATGTGGGGGTAAAAATAGAAAAGGAAGACAAATTGTTAATACCCAAATATAAAGAAAACATATATTTTCGGTTTGCCAAGCCAGTAAAAAATTAA
- a CDS encoding DUF6431 domain-containing protein yields the protein MNGLGDQIVLIIRRLRCEHCRRIHHELPDILVPYKRHSRKSIEAVIAGDTALTVTADESTLGRWRSWFSEMYYHFLGCLASIATLLGNQSVKESSCLSQSALTRIWDYVGNATGWLARVVRSVANTNCWVHTRSAFPS from the coding sequence ATAAATGGCCTTGGCGATCAGATCGTGCTCATCATTCGCCGGCTCCGTTGTGAACACTGCCGTCGGATCCATCACGAACTTCCGGATATACTCGTCCCGTACAAACGCCACAGCAGAAAAAGCATTGAGGCGGTCATAGCCGGAGACACCGCACTGACCGTCACCGCTGACGAATCCACATTAGGCCGTTGGCGCAGTTGGTTTAGTGAAATGTATTATCACTTCCTGGGTTGCCTGGCCTCCATCGCTACCTTACTCGGTAACCAATCTGTGAAAGAATCGTCCTGTCTTTCCCAGTCTGCGCTCACAAGGATTTGGGACTATGTTGGCAACGCCACCGGCTGGCTGGCCAGAGTTGTCCGATCAGTGGCAAACACAAATTGTTGGGTACATACCCGTTCTGCATTCCCGTCCTGA
- a CDS encoding phage holin family protein, which produces MDTFVNNFKIIIVLLGCILGSIIGEVDSLIYALVAFMAIDYLTGLLLAIYEKRVSSNIGFKGISKKVLIFALVALGNIIDQYIIGSGSFLRTMLIMFYLSNEGISILENAARMEIPFPQKLKDILLKIDGTDKK; this is translated from the coding sequence ATGGATACGTTTGTAAACAATTTTAAAATAATAATTGTTCTTTTAGGATGTATTTTAGGATCTATAATAGGGGAAGTTGACTCTCTAATTTATGCGCTGGTTGCGTTTATGGCGATTGATTATTTAACCGGCTTGCTGTTGGCAATCTACGAGAAAAGAGTTTCAAGTAATATCGGATTTAAAGGTATCTCCAAAAAGGTATTGATATTTGCCTTGGTTGCACTAGGAAATATAATTGACCAATATATAATTGGTTCAGGCAGTTTTCTAAGAACAATGCTTATCATGTTTTATCTATCCAATGAAGGTATTAGCATACTCGAAAACGCCGCAAGAATGGAGATACCGTTTCCGCAAAAGCTCAAAGACATTCTCTTAAAGATTGATGGTACAGATAAAAAATGA
- a CDS encoding copper amine oxidase N-terminal domain-containing protein has product MVGKYMGFMFIAFWGLFAIFSPIAHAASLFDYNMNLSKEDFTGIIIMEIGQERFFVNGNEASGDKPFVEYGRTMAPLRTIGEAFGAKVDWTSQDNKVTVMLNSQKLELFLGSKNMYVNGAKKELDVAAKTYSGRTCLPLRAIGEALGKSVSYIQDYNLIIIAGSPEWIENYDYNSYYTLFSWVIEGKKILYADNILLVYYKNDGELYLKNWGSGISEYHFKSYNPYEGAPCHWYNISGKEYLVFHNEPEGAPYDYIYLFKDGKLKLIYSEAIFDIKFTNDYMYILVSGPGIDQWFAVDEHSNLLKLSLQDYSSEYIGVKGYVYGCILKEGPIGSFTAERDNWQIKDDGIYISGFYSLGTSDFKEKRNNTGRYKVSLTSQSHEKLTP; this is encoded by the coding sequence ATGGTGGGGAAATATATGGGTTTTATGTTCATTGCTTTTTGGGGCTTATTTGCTATCTTTTCACCTATTGCGCATGCAGCTTCCCTCTTTGATTACAACATGAATTTATCGAAAGAAGATTTTACCGGTATTATCATTATGGAGATAGGACAAGAGAGATTCTTTGTAAACGGTAATGAGGCCAGTGGAGATAAGCCATTTGTTGAATATGGCCGTACCATGGCTCCACTGCGCACAATTGGCGAAGCTTTCGGCGCTAAGGTGGATTGGACTTCGCAAGATAATAAGGTTACTGTAATGCTAAATAGTCAAAAATTAGAACTTTTCTTAGGCAGCAAGAACATGTATGTTAATGGGGCCAAAAAAGAGTTAGACGTAGCAGCTAAAACCTACAGTGGCCGTACTTGTTTACCTTTGCGGGCTATTGGTGAAGCTTTAGGAAAATCGGTGAGTTATATTCAAGATTATAACCTAATTATTATAGCCGGCTCTCCTGAATGGATTGAAAATTATGATTATAATAGCTATTATACGCTATTTTCCTGGGTTATTGAAGGTAAAAAAATCTTATATGCAGACAACATCTTACTTGTTTATTATAAGAATGATGGAGAACTGTATTTGAAAAATTGGGGTAGTGGTATTAGTGAATATCATTTTAAAAGTTATAATCCGTATGAAGGTGCCCCATGTCATTGGTACAATATTTCAGGAAAAGAATACTTGGTCTTCCATAATGAGCCAGAAGGAGCCCCTTATGATTACATTTATTTGTTTAAAGATGGAAAACTAAAGCTAATTTATTCTGAAGCAATTTTTGATATAAAGTTTACCAATGATTATATGTATATTTTAGTTAGTGGTCCGGGAATCGACCAGTGGTTTGCTGTAGATGAACACAGTAATTTGCTGAAATTAAGTCTACAAGATTATAGTAGTGAATATATAGGCGTAAAGGGATATGTTTATGGTTGCATCTTGAAGGAAGGGCCCATTGGTAGTTTTACGGCTGAAAGGGATAATTGGCAAATTAAAGATGATGGTATTTATATTTCCGGTTTTTATAGTTTAGGTACTAGCGACTTTAAAGAGAAAAGAAATAACACTGGGCGTTACAAAGTCAGTTTAACAAGCCAGAGCCATGAAAAGCTGACTCCATAA
- a CDS encoding HAMP domain-containing sensor histidine kinase — protein sequence MFWPSRKFNLNSLRWRLALSYAIISIVVTALLTGMAVRTSINKSMASQKEKAISSIAGIEAAFSDSLISSLDPAQTARQLGLSAGGRILWLGPDDRVRVDSYGDTSLSGRSLTLPPQLKNAKTANAQIFDTGKTWAAYTTAPLSITDKPLGRLLLIQDLSTLRQEYTQLQQRLWLLGGLFSILLAALGLLLANSMSRPLEDLTQAIERVKAGELNQSVPVTGSLETIALAAAFNNMAARIAGLDEQRRAFIADAAHELRTPLASLQALAEGMNQSSAPRPKELAAFVRQTKRLSRLVCSLLLLARLDNPELQITKVPVMVAGLIEEAIWVIKPLAAERQIKLCIETSKEILIAGDPDWLHRALVNVLSNAVYYTPAGGLIHLRTGVEQDLAYIIIKDSGPGVSPDVLAQLGTRFYRPATARERSSGGTGLGLSIAKEILTLHKGRLEFASPPDQGLIVSMLIPVLPSEILDSDSVTTL from the coding sequence ATGTTTTGGCCAAGTAGGAAATTTAATCTAAATAGCCTGCGCTGGCGTTTGGCCCTTAGCTACGCTATTATATCCATAGTCGTTACCGCTCTTCTGACGGGCATGGCGGTGCGGACTTCTATTAATAAATCAATGGCTTCACAAAAAGAGAAAGCTATTTCCTCAATAGCAGGAATTGAAGCAGCATTTTCCGACTCTCTGATATCTTCATTAGACCCCGCCCAAACAGCTAGACAGCTTGGGTTATCTGCCGGCGGGCGGATTTTATGGCTGGGGCCGGACGATCGGGTTAGGGTGGATAGCTATGGTGACACCAGTTTAAGTGGCCGATCTCTCACTCTACCGCCTCAACTAAAGAATGCTAAAACTGCCAACGCTCAAATTTTTGATACGGGGAAAACGTGGGCAGCCTACACAACAGCACCTTTAAGCATCACTGACAAACCATTGGGCCGCCTATTACTTATACAAGATCTTTCAACACTACGACAGGAGTATACCCAGTTACAACAGCGGCTTTGGCTGCTTGGCGGATTATTTTCAATTTTACTGGCGGCTTTAGGATTGCTTCTGGCCAACTCTATGTCGAGACCACTGGAAGACCTTACCCAGGCCATAGAACGGGTTAAGGCAGGAGAATTAAATCAATCGGTACCCGTAACCGGAAGCCTAGAGACTATAGCTTTAGCAGCGGCCTTTAATAACATGGCCGCCCGGATTGCCGGCTTGGACGAGCAAAGACGTGCCTTTATAGCTGATGCCGCACATGAATTGCGCACTCCTCTGGCCTCTCTACAGGCTCTGGCCGAAGGAATGAATCAGAGTTCCGCACCTAGACCAAAGGAACTTGCTGCTTTTGTCCGGCAAACTAAACGGCTTAGCCGTTTAGTTTGCAGTCTGCTGCTTCTGGCGAGACTAGATAACCCGGAGTTGCAAATAACGAAAGTACCAGTTATGGTTGCCGGCCTGATAGAGGAAGCTATTTGGGTAATAAAACCTCTGGCGGCGGAACGGCAAATTAAATTATGCATTGAAACCTCAAAGGAAATCTTAATTGCAGGTGACCCCGACTGGTTACATCGGGCTCTGGTAAATGTCCTTAGCAATGCTGTTTACTACACTCCGGCCGGCGGTCTTATTCACTTAAGAACAGGGGTAGAACAAGACTTGGCTTACATCATTATTAAAGATTCGGGACCAGGAGTGTCACCCGATGTGTTAGCTCAACTGGGAACAAGGTTTTACCGCCCAGCCACCGCCAGAGAGAGAAGTTCCGGCGGCACGGGCCTTGGTCTGTCCATTGCCAAGGAAATACTAACTCTACATAAAGGCCGATTGGAATTTGCCTCGCCCCCTGATCAGGGACTTATTGTTAGCATGCTTATCCCGGTGCTGCCCTCAGAGATACTAGATTCCGATTCTGTAACAACTTTGTAA
- a CDS encoding biopolymer transporter Tol, which yields MKINRFVRPAMQGIVIGGLITAVLWLNQPIHLPYFNQLEATAQAQSQDTEQTPTLREQPEVNSAAFKGQGKLAFISKGLLYVLDGSTSKVKQLTEFGSALEPTWSHDGEWLAFKLITDKSAMTGPLWLVRKDGTRAHQVQGLPGTVMTGKFDWSPASNLLAVSTEDGLWLVPTEGKPHRLIAKQGGYPTFSWSPDGKALAYNDTLPYKVYHAADDVLLTVDIKGGQPVKHLQTSGAGITLAGWQPDGKGLLYWVNPSRGASAATDGLELWSLQLAESKSSPLTTGLPNKEWQSFSPQGQLLTVEGSDRIVWANKSIAVVDPRTGRLQHIASPDGCVAIDPDFSPDGKNIAYVAAKNLGRDVWGFDKTDDLDAWVNSRTLYIANADGSNARALPTAGQGIYQPAWSKDGRHILFIKDNALWSINIEGGNPEKIFEPVSEQKDQFGFYGFTSYQDTFSWFKG from the coding sequence ATGAAAATTAATCGTTTTGTCCGCCCCGCCATGCAAGGAATAGTAATAGGCGGACTCATTACCGCGGTGCTTTGGCTAAACCAACCTATACACCTGCCCTATTTCAATCAACTGGAAGCAACGGCCCAGGCACAATCCCAAGACACCGAACAAACCCCCACTTTAAGGGAACAACCTGAAGTAAATAGCGCCGCCTTCAAGGGGCAGGGCAAGCTTGCCTTTATATCAAAAGGTTTGCTCTATGTCCTTGACGGCAGTACCTCAAAGGTAAAACAACTTACGGAATTCGGCAGTGCTCTGGAGCCCACTTGGTCTCATGACGGCGAATGGTTGGCTTTTAAACTTATAACCGATAAAAGCGCTATGACCGGACCACTGTGGCTGGTTCGCAAGGACGGTACCCGGGCCCACCAGGTGCAAGGATTACCCGGAACAGTTATGACAGGGAAATTTGACTGGTCCCCCGCTTCTAACCTACTGGCCGTGAGCACGGAAGATGGTTTATGGTTGGTGCCGACGGAGGGCAAGCCCCACCGGCTTATTGCTAAACAGGGCGGTTATCCGACTTTCAGCTGGTCGCCCGATGGTAAGGCTTTAGCCTATAATGATACACTTCCTTATAAGGTGTACCATGCCGCTGATGATGTACTTTTAACTGTGGATATTAAGGGTGGACAACCGGTTAAACACTTGCAAACTTCCGGAGCGGGTATAACACTGGCCGGTTGGCAGCCGGACGGTAAGGGACTTCTTTATTGGGTGAATCCCAGTCGTGGGGCTTCCGCCGCAACCGATGGCCTGGAGCTATGGAGCCTCCAACTGGCCGAGTCAAAGTCCAGCCCCCTTACAACAGGTTTACCCAATAAAGAATGGCAGTCCTTTTCACCTCAGGGACAACTTCTGACAGTGGAAGGCAGCGATCGTATTGTCTGGGCTAACAAAAGCATTGCTGTAGTCGATCCGCGGACCGGTCGGCTGCAACATATAGCAAGCCCCGACGGTTGTGTTGCCATTGATCCTGACTTCTCACCCGACGGTAAAAATATAGCCTATGTTGCCGCCAAAAATCTGGGCAGAGATGTTTGGGGCTTTGATAAAACGGATGATCTTGATGCTTGGGTAAATTCGCGGACCCTTTATATAGCCAATGCCGACGGCTCTAATGCCCGTGCCCTGCCAACAGCGGGACAGGGTATCTATCAACCTGCCTGGTCCAAAGATGGACGCCATATTTTATTTATCAAGGATAACGCTCTTTGGAGTATCAATATAGAGGGCGGAAACCCCGAAAAAATATTTGAGCCGGTCTCTGAGCAAAAAGATCAGTTCGGTTTTTATGGCTTTACATCATACCAGGATACTTTTTCCTGGTTTAAAGGTTAA